The following proteins come from a genomic window of Thermoproteus sp.:
- a CDS encoding HesA/MoeB/ThiF family protein, with protein MKVLDRYSRQIAVIGEEGQKRLRGASAVVFGVGGLGTHVAYYLAAGGLGRLYLVDSDRVSLSDLHRQVLYSMRDLGQSKVEVAARRLRDINPEVEVEAVPEEISPSLAAELVKKADLAVDALDNWAARHVVNRAAVAAARPLVHGAVQEWYGHVTTIIPGRTPCLEELFGRFKSLPSCAQGVCPVLGPVVGVVASLMALEAVKVVLGRPSLAGKLLVVDLKHMAFDEIELARDENCPVCGYGKR; from the coding sequence TTGAAGGTCCTAGATAGATATAGCAGACAGATAGCCGTCATAGGTGAGGAGGGCCAGAAGAGGCTGAGGGGGGCCTCCGCGGTCGTATTTGGCGTGGGGGGTCTCGGCACCCACGTGGCCTACTACCTCGCCGCTGGGGGGCTGGGGAGGCTTTACCTAGTCGACTCGGATAGGGTCTCTCTATCCGACTTGCATAGACAGGTTCTGTACTCCATGAGGGATCTGGGGCAGAGTAAAGTCGAGGTTGCGGCGAGGAGGCTGAGGGACATAAACCCGGAGGTGGAGGTAGAGGCCGTGCCCGAAGAGATCAGCCCCTCACTGGCGGCCGAGTTGGTGAAGAAGGCCGACCTGGCCGTAGACGCTCTGGACAACTGGGCGGCGAGGCATGTGGTAAATAGGGCGGCAGTGGCGGCGGCGCGGCCTCTTGTGCACGGGGCTGTGCAGGAGTGGTACGGCCACGTCACCACCATAATCCCCGGGAGGACGCCCTGTCTGGAGGAGCTGTTCGGCAGGTTCAAGTCGTTGCCCTCCTGCGCCCAGGGGGTCTGCCCCGTGTTGGGCCCCGTGGTTGGGGTGGTGGCCTCCCTAATGGCCCTAGAGGCCGTCAAGGTCGTATTGGGCCGCCCGTCCCTTGCGGGGAAGCTGTTAGTGGTGGACTTAAAGCATATGGCCTTCGACGAAATAGAGCTCGCCAGAGACGAGAACTGCCCCGTGTGCGGCTATGGCAAGAGGTGA
- a CDS encoding divalent metal cation transporter, with protein sequence MDLKRALELFGPAWIAMIADVDAASVITAVATGEKYGYGLIWFLLLLTVPLFLIQNVAGRVGIAGRGRGLGELIREHFGPRWALAAALPMFLVDMFSYAVEFTGISVGALLMGLPRTPVLLAVYLFALFAVVGRHYKEAERYILPATLLAPLAFIAEAIVRGYDPSPLFYISTDREFLFFLAANIGAVVMPFMVFYQASATSAKYADSSGDVKAKASWVARETLLGAFASQAIMVAIVVASTGMDGADPLSPSSLSKALVHVAGPYSPYLFGFGLIAASLLAYVAIALASSWGAVEAFGVKSRVVRDLVYALEPLPALAALLLVPGGAVTNLALELMAVSPLVLLIPGALLGLLARNKTLMGDLTCGRRYCLAYWAVLGLLAAAGAVALIY encoded by the coding sequence GTGGACCTCAAAAGGGCTCTAGAGCTCTTCGGGCCTGCGTGGATCGCCATGATAGCCGATGTGGACGCGGCGAGCGTGATTACGGCCGTCGCGACGGGCGAGAAATACGGCTACGGCTTGATATGGTTCCTTCTGCTCTTGACAGTCCCCCTCTTTTTGATTCAAAATGTGGCTGGGCGCGTCGGGATTGCGGGGAGGGGGAGGGGCCTCGGCGAGCTCATTAGGGAGCACTTCGGCCCTAGGTGGGCTCTCGCCGCGGCGCTCCCCATGTTCCTTGTGGATATGTTCTCCTACGCGGTGGAGTTCACAGGCATTTCAGTCGGCGCCTTGTTAATGGGCCTCCCCCGGACGCCAGTCCTGCTGGCGGTATACCTCTTCGCCCTCTTCGCAGTGGTGGGTAGGCACTATAAGGAGGCCGAGAGGTACATACTACCCGCCACCCTCCTAGCCCCTTTGGCTTTTATCGCCGAGGCGATAGTTAGGGGCTACGACCCCTCGCCGCTCTTCTACATCTCTACGGATAGGGAGTTCCTCTTCTTCCTGGCCGCCAACATCGGCGCTGTGGTCATGCCGTTTATGGTCTTCTACCAAGCCTCAGCCACTTCGGCCAAATATGCAGACTCCAGCGGCGACGTCAAGGCCAAGGCGTCTTGGGTCGCCAGAGAGACCCTCCTCGGCGCCTTCGCGTCTCAAGCCATAATGGTCGCCATAGTTGTGGCCTCTACGGGGATGGACGGGGCCGACCCTCTAAGCCCCAGCTCCCTATCAAAGGCTTTAGTCCACGTGGCTGGGCCCTACTCGCCCTACCTCTTCGGCTTCGGCCTCATCGCCGCCTCTCTACTGGCCTATGTGGCCATAGCACTGGCCAGCTCGTGGGGCGCCGTGGAGGCGTTTGGGGTCAAGAGCAGGGTGGTGCGGGATTTAGTCTACGCGTTGGAGCCCCTCCCCGCCTTGGCCGCGTTGTTGTTAGTCCCCGGGGGCGCGGTGACGAATTTGGCGTTGGAGCTGATGGCTGTGTCGCCTCTAGTACTCCTAATCCCTGGGGCGCTCCTGGGCCTGTTGGCCCGCAACAAGACCCTCATGGGCGACTTGACTTGCGGCCGTCGGTACTGTCTGGCCTATTGGGCCGTCTTGGGGCTTCTGGCCGCCGCAGGCGCAGTAGCGCTTATATATTAA
- a CDS encoding ABC transporter ATP-binding protein, whose protein sequence is MAEEEVRLVEVYKRYGNYEALRGITYSVPRGIFQCVVGPSGSGKTTFLHIVGGIDRPTKGDVWVAGVKLNDLNDDQLADFRNKNIGFVFQMFYLIPRMTILENVELPLILRGVPKAKRREMALEALKLAGLEGVDPRKKPTQLSGGEQQRVAIARAIVTKPRLLLADEPTGNLDSVTANRVMETFLTLRKELGITIIMVTHNLELLKFCDRVVRLRDGRIVE, encoded by the coding sequence ATGGCGGAGGAGGAAGTAAGGCTCGTCGAAGTATACAAGAGATATGGGAATTACGAAGCCCTCAGAGGCATAACCTACTCGGTGCCTAGAGGTATATTCCAATGCGTAGTGGGACCCTCCGGCAGCGGGAAGACCACCTTCCTCCACATAGTGGGGGGCATCGACAGGCCCACTAAAGGCGACGTCTGGGTGGCCGGCGTCAAGCTGAACGACCTCAACGACGACCAGCTGGCCGACTTCAGGAATAAAAACATAGGCTTCGTCTTCCAGATGTTCTACTTAATCCCGAGGATGACGATATTGGAAAATGTGGAGCTTCCCCTAATCCTCCGCGGAGTGCCTAAAGCCAAAAGGCGCGAAATGGCGCTGGAGGCGTTAAAGCTAGCAGGCCTAGAGGGCGTGGACCCGAGAAAAAAGCCGACGCAACTCTCCGGCGGCGAACAACAACGCGTCGCGATTGCCCGCGCTATAGTCACAAAGCCCCGGCTACTCCTCGCAGACGAGCCCACGGGAAACCTCGACAGCGTGACAGCCAACAGAGTCATGGAGACCTTCCTCACGCTGAGGAAGGAACTTGGCATAACCATAATTATGGTCACCCACAACCTGGAGCTCTTAAAATTCTGCGATAGGGTCGTCCGGCTGAGAGACGGAAGGATAGTGGAGTGA
- a CDS encoding ARMT1-like domain-containing protein — translation MWLENECKLCLIHSRTSDLVKLGGVPQLPKLLSYLSQAVGRDSRSEAFAESFKVVAALLESNDPYADYKKRLAEIGREVAAVVERKLEEAKWDLRLALRVAAAANIIDSNVLGYRPRRLEVAVWDEPAIEEHVDLPERLYYVIDNEGEAQIDYVVMEALRRNGITPVPVARSEPYEIDVVADSNFVSTPGNISPVRWIKEGFILAKGIANAEAYLEWGAGKPALLLFRAKCDVLARRLGVEKNASIIITGDSFRRILGSRL, via the coding sequence ATGTGGCTCGAAAATGAGTGTAAACTCTGCCTAATACACTCGAGGACGTCCGACCTGGTTAAGCTCGGAGGCGTGCCGCAGTTGCCCAAACTGCTCTCCTATCTGTCGCAGGCGGTGGGCAGAGACAGCAGGAGTGAGGCCTTCGCCGAAAGCTTCAAGGTCGTGGCGGCCCTGCTGGAGTCCAACGACCCCTATGCCGACTACAAGAAGAGGCTGGCCGAAATAGGGAGGGAGGTGGCCGCCGTAGTCGAGAGGAAGTTGGAAGAGGCCAAGTGGGACTTGAGACTGGCCTTGAGGGTCGCCGCCGCGGCTAACATAATAGACTCCAACGTGCTGGGCTACAGGCCCAGGAGGCTGGAGGTCGCCGTCTGGGACGAGCCCGCCATAGAGGAGCACGTAGATCTGCCAGAGAGGCTCTACTACGTCATAGACAACGAAGGCGAGGCGCAGATAGACTACGTGGTAATGGAGGCCCTCAGAAGGAACGGCATAACGCCAGTGCCCGTCGCCCGCTCCGAGCCCTACGAGATAGACGTAGTGGCTGACTCCAATTTCGTCTCGACGCCGGGCAATATATCGCCAGTCAGATGGATAAAAGAGGGATTCATCTTAGCTAAAGGCATAGCCAACGCCGAGGCCTATTTGGAGTGGGGCGCCGGGAAGCCCGCCCTCCTCCTCTTTAGGGCTAAATGCGACGTCCTCGCCAGAAGGCTCGGCGTGGAGAAGAACGCCTCAATAATAATAACGGGGGACTCCTTCAGGAGGATATTGGGAAGCCGCCTATAG
- a CDS encoding aminotransferase class V-fold PLP-dependent enzyme gives MKYLTPGPIQLPDFVLKAAYRQPAFHRSEEFKQTLKSVLEKMSKVYGGTPVIMPGTGTLAVDTMVYNYVNPGEKVLAIIFGEFGRRLAASLRSRGADVVEWEVEAPPRPDEVDDRMRKIGPVAAVAVVHNETSMGIAYKDLARLVDVVKSHGALLLVDSVSGMPAEPLPPGVDVVATASHKAFMAPPGAAILYLNVEPRAKSGVPPAMDLRGYLKVPSTLETPYTPPIPVIYSLEASLEYILGLGLDRYVEIHRERMDLLYGNVKLDPIPKPQYRSNTVAAFYCNDPKAALKALRAAGYVASAGMGHLKDRSIRIGVMGDVTKDDIMKVAEVLNNVARK, from the coding sequence ATGAAATACCTAACGCCGGGCCCCATACAGTTGCCCGACTTCGTCTTGAAGGCGGCGTATAGGCAACCCGCCTTCCACAGGTCTGAGGAGTTCAAACAGACTCTGAAGTCTGTCCTCGAGAAGATGTCTAAGGTATACGGGGGGACCCCCGTGATAATGCCGGGCACCGGTACCCTTGCTGTCGACACGATGGTCTACAACTACGTGAATCCTGGCGAGAAGGTCCTCGCGATAATCTTCGGCGAGTTCGGCAGGAGGCTCGCCGCCTCGTTGAGGAGCAGAGGCGCCGACGTGGTCGAATGGGAGGTCGAGGCGCCCCCCAGGCCCGACGAAGTCGACGACAGGATGAGAAAGATAGGCCCCGTCGCGGCCGTAGCGGTAGTCCACAACGAGACAAGTATGGGGATCGCCTATAAGGATCTGGCCAGGCTCGTAGATGTGGTTAAATCGCATGGAGCCTTGTTGTTGGTGGACAGCGTCTCCGGCATGCCGGCCGAGCCTCTGCCTCCTGGCGTAGACGTAGTGGCCACCGCGTCGCATAAGGCGTTTATGGCCCCCCCAGGAGCCGCCATATTGTACCTCAACGTCGAGCCTAGAGCCAAATCGGGAGTGCCGCCAGCCATGGACCTAAGGGGCTACCTCAAAGTCCCCTCGACTTTAGAGACGCCGTATACGCCCCCAATCCCGGTGATATATAGTCTCGAGGCATCTCTAGAGTACATATTGGGCCTCGGGCTCGACAGATATGTGGAGATCCACAGAGAACGTATGGATCTGCTTTACGGCAACGTGAAGCTGGACCCGATCCCCAAGCCGCAATATAGGAGCAACACGGTCGCTGCGTTCTACTGCAACGACCCGAAGGCCGCCCTCAAGGCCTTGAGGGCGGCCGGCTATGTGGCGAGTGCCGGCATGGGCCACTTGAAGGACCGATCCATAAGGATCGGCGTCATGGGGGACGTGACTAAAGACGATATCATGAAGGTCGCCGAGGTCCTCAACAATGTGGCTCGAAAATGA
- a CDS encoding D-2-hydroxyacid dehydrogenase: MRVLVADQTSEKLIEKLRGGGLEVDYRPGIPREELLKVVEGYEILVVRSRTKVDKEVIDRGTRLKIVARYGVGLDNIAVDYAIKHGIAVINAPNAPTRSAAELTLGLMLALARRIPLLVGEVKAGGWPKGKYIGRELYGKTLGVVGFGRIGRTVAQYAVALGMRVIASDVIDVSAEAAKIGAAQVPLERLLAESDVVSLHVPLTPSTYKLLDDDRLSLLKDGAMLVNTSRGEVIDVDALLKHIDRLWGVALDVLPEEPPKGEKLLRLLAHEKVIVTPHVGSETQEAYDRLAEELALNILEAVKRI, from the coding sequence ATGCGGGTCTTGGTGGCCGACCAGACCAGTGAGAAACTAATAGAAAAGCTTAGGGGAGGCGGGCTCGAAGTGGACTACAGGCCGGGAATTCCGAGAGAAGAACTGTTAAAGGTCGTAGAGGGCTACGAGATACTTGTAGTTAGGAGCAGGACCAAGGTTGACAAAGAGGTGATAGATAGGGGAACCCGGCTGAAAATTGTGGCTAGATATGGAGTCGGTCTGGACAACATAGCGGTCGACTACGCCATCAAGCACGGAATAGCCGTGATAAACGCCCCGAACGCCCCTACTCGAAGCGCAGCAGAGCTCACCCTCGGCTTGATGTTGGCGCTCGCTAGGCGAATACCATTATTAGTGGGTGAGGTCAAGGCGGGCGGGTGGCCCAAGGGCAAGTATATAGGCAGGGAGCTCTACGGCAAGACCTTGGGCGTCGTGGGCTTCGGCAGGATAGGCAGGACCGTCGCCCAGTACGCAGTTGCGCTCGGCATGAGGGTCATAGCCAGCGATGTTATTGACGTATCCGCCGAGGCCGCCAAGATAGGGGCGGCGCAGGTCCCACTCGAGAGGCTACTCGCCGAGAGCGACGTGGTGAGCCTGCACGTGCCGTTAACTCCAAGCACCTACAAGTTGCTAGACGACGATAGGCTCTCGTTGCTTAAAGACGGCGCCATGTTGGTGAACACCAGCAGGGGCGAGGTGATAGACGTAGATGCTCTCCTCAAACATATAGACAGGCTGTGGGGCGTCGCGCTCGATGTGTTGCCGGAAGAGCCGCCCAAGGGCGAAAAACTACTGAGGCTCCTGGCCCACGAGAAGGTGATCGTGACGCCTCACGTGGGCTCGGAGACGCAGGAGGCGTATGACAGACTTGCCGAAGAGTTGGCTTTAAACATACTGGAGGCGGTGAAGAGGATATGA
- a CDS encoding CBS domain-containing protein, which produces MGMSDSIYNVLKTLVDIYTRENTPVKSKEIAEALKVHEGYIRNIMSVLKSMGLVLSKAGPHGGYVPTSKAYDIISKQTLSVPIYYNNVVIGYALDISLIGLLTEKPLASLRVLGDLGQYLNKEVRVGPLPNGIVIMGKLIKADLESLVEVDSVVSIPHVPVSEIMTRKPVVAKADEPLEKYLEVLSKRRYRGIPVVDDQGRPVGLLMSSRVLELLSRCGTNVKVGDVMITNPPVVNASDDIYDVISAMLSNNIGRLLVVDDEGKLVGIVTRTDILSRIASLESIS; this is translated from the coding sequence ATGGGTATGTCGGACTCTATATACAACGTGCTTAAGACGTTAGTAGATATATACACTAGGGAGAATACGCCAGTTAAGTCCAAGGAAATCGCCGAGGCCTTGAAGGTCCACGAAGGATATATAAGGAACATAATGTCGGTCTTGAAGTCCATGGGGCTCGTTTTAAGCAAGGCGGGCCCCCATGGGGGCTACGTCCCCACCTCTAAGGCCTATGACATAATCAGCAAGCAGACTCTCTCGGTGCCCATATATTATAACAATGTGGTTATAGGATATGCGTTAGACATCTCGCTCATAGGACTGCTCACAGAGAAGCCGCTGGCGTCTCTACGCGTGCTGGGCGATTTAGGCCAGTACCTCAACAAGGAGGTGAGGGTGGGGCCTCTACCCAACGGCATAGTGATAATGGGCAAGTTGATAAAGGCGGACCTTGAGTCGCTAGTGGAGGTCGACTCGGTGGTCTCCATACCCCACGTGCCGGTCAGCGAGATAATGACCAGAAAGCCCGTGGTTGCGAAAGCCGACGAGCCCCTAGAGAAGTACCTAGAGGTGCTGTCCAAACGGCGCTATAGGGGCATACCCGTAGTCGACGACCAGGGCAGGCCTGTGGGTCTGTTGATGTCGTCTAGGGTCCTCGAGCTCCTCTCCCGTTGCGGCACCAACGTGAAGGTCGGCGACGTCATGATAACAAACCCGCCTGTAGTCAACGCCTCCGACGACATCTACGACGTAATAAGCGCCATGCTGTCCAACAACATCGGCCGCCTGTTAGTTGTAGACGACGAAGGCAAGCTCGTAGGCATAGTGACCAGGACCGACATACTTAGCAGAATAGCCTCTCTAGAGTCCATCTCATAG
- a CDS encoding PfkB family carbohydrate kinase yields MRAVVVANPTIDYVITNEKTERRIGGPPYYMGLAFSALGITAGAIGVVGPEEKEFIEGELRKVGVEPRLIVGDATTVFELDYRQRPRRSRALRRPSVKISGTVEGPLVVLNPVYDEIGDVKFYADVSAVDLQGFIRSGGEAPEADIVHFSDDDIYIDPRRLAGYNSRWRIAVYTLGAGGAYMAVEGRLYYAPSAQIEVEDATGSGDVFLAVFAAYMLKTADPERALCEASMYVAGYLATRRVERMPYGCEVSVVRL; encoded by the coding sequence GTGCGCGCGGTGGTTGTGGCAAACCCTACTATAGACTACGTGATAACTAACGAGAAGACTGAGAGGAGGATTGGAGGCCCCCCTTACTATATGGGGCTGGCCTTCTCGGCCCTCGGAATTACGGCAGGCGCCATAGGCGTCGTGGGGCCAGAGGAGAAGGAGTTCATAGAGGGCGAATTGAGGAAGGTAGGCGTAGAGCCCCGCCTGATTGTAGGCGACGCCACGACGGTCTTTGAGCTGGATTATAGGCAGAGGCCCCGTAGGAGCAGAGCCTTGAGGAGGCCGTCTGTAAAGATATCGGGTACGGTCGAAGGCCCCCTCGTGGTCTTGAACCCCGTCTACGACGAAATTGGCGATGTTAAGTTCTACGCCGATGTGTCCGCCGTGGATCTCCAGGGCTTTATTAGGTCCGGCGGGGAGGCGCCGGAGGCCGATATAGTCCACTTCTCAGACGACGACATATACATAGACCCCCGGCGGCTAGCTGGGTACAACTCCCGATGGAGGATCGCCGTATATACGCTCGGCGCCGGGGGAGCCTACATGGCGGTGGAGGGGAGGCTGTACTACGCGCCCAGTGCGCAGATAGAAGTGGAGGATGCCACGGGGAGTGGCGACGTGTTTCTGGCGGTCTTTGCCGCCTATATGTTGAAGACGGCGGACCCCGAGAGGGCGTTGTGTGAGGCCTCCATGTATGTGGCCGGGTATTTAGCCACCAGGAGGGTCGAAAGGATGCCCTACGGCTGCGAGGTCTCCGTCGTGAGGCTATGA
- a CDS encoding cystathionine gamma-synthase family protein, which translates to MRRRTAAVRGHRWEDPLGSPIPPVYLTAVFEQIGEARRSDRGVDLKYSREENPTVRAFERVMAALESGADALAFNSGMAAISTLAIYLLSRGEVLLTTKEAYGATLRFFSALEDKFDVKLVKTYPSTEAVVEGIKAARPKVVFLETITNPTLKVLDLPEVVKTAKDLGAVVVVDNTFATPVLLNPLALGADYVVHSATKYIAGHNDVVGGVVVTRDVNRDLWTYRAMLGGIMQPLEAFLCMRGAKTLYPRFETQSKNAKAIAEFLSEHNKIKEVIYPGLPTHRDHEVARRLFGDMYGGVVSFRIKGGRREVERLFSSFKLITPSPSLGGTETIATYPVLSAASPIPPEDREELGITEDLIRLSVGLEDVEDLIEDLDQALNSI; encoded by the coding sequence ATGCGCCGCCGCACAGCGGCCGTGCGGGGACATAGGTGGGAGGACCCGCTGGGCTCCCCCATACCTCCAGTCTACCTCACCGCAGTTTTCGAACAGATAGGCGAGGCCAGGAGGAGCGATAGGGGGGTCGACCTCAAATATAGTAGAGAGGAGAACCCCACAGTCAGAGCCTTCGAGAGGGTAATGGCGGCACTCGAATCGGGGGCGGACGCCCTGGCCTTCAACAGCGGAATGGCCGCCATATCGACGCTGGCCATATATCTATTAAGCCGCGGCGAAGTCTTATTGACGACTAAGGAGGCTTACGGGGCCACCTTGAGGTTTTTCTCAGCCCTAGAGGATAAATTCGACGTGAAGCTCGTGAAGACGTATCCCAGCACCGAGGCGGTGGTCGAGGGGATAAAGGCCGCGAGACCCAAAGTGGTCTTTCTGGAAACCATCACGAACCCGACCCTCAAGGTCTTAGATCTGCCCGAGGTGGTGAAGACCGCCAAAGATCTAGGCGCCGTGGTCGTCGTGGACAACACCTTCGCGACGCCCGTGTTGTTGAACCCATTAGCGCTAGGCGCCGACTATGTGGTGCATTCCGCCACAAAGTACATAGCGGGCCACAACGACGTCGTGGGAGGAGTTGTGGTTACTAGAGATGTAAATAGGGACTTGTGGACCTATAGGGCCATGTTGGGCGGCATAATGCAACCCCTCGAGGCGTTTTTGTGTATGCGCGGCGCCAAGACGCTCTATCCTAGATTCGAGACACAGAGCAAAAACGCCAAGGCCATAGCCGAATTTCTATCAGAACACAACAAAATCAAAGAGGTGATATATCCCGGCCTCCCCACCCACAGGGACCACGAAGTGGCCAGGAGGCTCTTCGGCGACATGTACGGAGGGGTGGTCTCCTTTAGGATTAAAGGAGGCCGCCGCGAGGTCGAGCGCCTCTTCTCATCATTTAAGCTCATAACGCCCAGCCCCAGTCTCGGCGGCACTGAGACCATAGCGACATATCCAGTCTTGAGCGCGGCTTCGCCCATACCGCCAGAGGACAGAGAGGAGCTCGGCATAACTGAAGACTTAATACGGCTCTCGGTGGGGCTGGAGGACGTGGAGGACCTAATAGAGGATCTGGACCAAGCCCTAAATTCGATCTGA
- a CDS encoding 30S ribosomal protein S4e, which translates to MPHLRRAVSPAWWPIPRKVGGVWAVRPVSGPHSLYRSMPLALFVRDVLRYAKTLKEARYIISRGYIKVDGRVRREYKFPIGVMDVVEIVPTGEVYRLVPDPVSYIKPVSIPSDEADLKLLRVEGKNYVSGSRIQLHFHDGRNLIVPVDVGLKYKTFDSVVYSLSSKSVKQHIPFRLGVNAVVFDGSNVGFSGNVVEINWTLKRRLSTVALKSGEEIKRTILDYVMPIGETAPAIKLS; encoded by the coding sequence ATGCCTCACCTTCGACGGGCTGTATCGCCAGCGTGGTGGCCAATTCCCAGAAAGGTAGGAGGCGTCTGGGCTGTCAGGCCTGTCTCCGGCCCCCACAGCCTCTACCGCTCCATGCCCCTGGCGCTTTTCGTCAGAGATGTATTGCGTTACGCAAAGACATTGAAGGAGGCCCGATACATAATATCGAGAGGCTATATAAAAGTCGACGGTAGGGTCAGGAGGGAGTACAAGTTCCCCATCGGCGTGATGGACGTCGTTGAGATAGTTCCGACGGGCGAGGTCTATAGGCTCGTGCCGGACCCCGTCAGCTATATAAAGCCCGTGTCGATACCCAGCGACGAGGCGGACTTGAAGCTCTTGAGGGTCGAAGGCAAGAACTACGTGTCGGGCAGTAGGATACAGCTGCACTTCCACGACGGGAGGAACTTAATAGTGCCCGTAGACGTCGGGCTGAAATACAAGACCTTTGACTCCGTCGTCTACTCCCTTTCGTCCAAATCCGTCAAACAACACATACCGTTTAGGCTCGGCGTGAACGCAGTGGTCTTCGATGGAAGCAACGTGGGCTTTTCTGGCAACGTGGTGGAGATAAACTGGACGTTGAAGAGGCGGCTTTCGACTGTCGCGTTGAAGAGCGGCGAGGAGATAAAAAGGACGATTCTCGACTACGTGATGCCGATCGGCGAGACTGCGCCGGCGATCAAGCTGTCTTAA
- a CDS encoding phospholipase D-like domain-containing protein, translated as MELGRGSAKVIASAIQAANKKILVSSPWIGRKFADILIEKALAGVQIYVITMDLEDNEGRILARAADYYGEEELRRASLEVAHWREKWRANRIALFRDPMLSFFLSALLVLFAHVLPGYSSFFYAGALGLIAVGIVLAIYRARSGRSIKAQLLSAEAELERTGKNVASARESIRRNLKALVVPLNVAFVHAKLYVADGRAWASSANLTESGVNNNIEVVVEVDPSQAESAFMELWSRLAAEVSPRS; from the coding sequence ATGGAGCTTGGGAGGGGCTCGGCCAAAGTCATAGCCTCGGCCATACAGGCTGCGAACAAAAAGATATTGGTCTCCTCGCCCTGGATAGGACGTAAGTTCGCCGATATTTTAATCGAAAAGGCGCTCGCCGGCGTTCAGATATACGTGATAACTATGGACCTAGAGGACAACGAGGGGAGGATTTTGGCGCGAGCCGCAGACTACTACGGAGAGGAGGAGTTGAGGCGGGCCAGCCTCGAAGTGGCGCATTGGAGGGAGAAGTGGAGGGCCAACCGCATAGCCCTATTTAGAGACCCTATGCTTTCCTTCTTCCTGTCGGCCCTATTGGTGTTGTTCGCACATGTCCTTCCGGGATATTCTTCCTTCTTCTATGCGGGCGCCCTGGGCCTTATCGCTGTCGGCATCGTCTTGGCGATATATAGGGCCAGATCGGGCAGATCCATAAAGGCCCAATTGCTTTCAGCCGAGGCCGAATTGGAGAGGACGGGCAAAAACGTAGCGAGCGCCAGAGAGTCCATTAGGAGGAACTTAAAGGCGTTAGTAGTGCCGCTCAACGTCGCCTTCGTCCACGCCAAGCTCTACGTAGCCGACGGACGCGCTTGGGCGTCTTCGGCGAACTTAACGGAGAGCGGCGTCAACAACAACATAGAGGTCGTAGTCGAGGTGGACCCCTCCCAGGCCGAGAGCGCGTTTATGGAGCTGTGGTCCCGCCTGGCGGCTGAGGTCAGTCCTCGATCTTGA